One segment of Nocardia farcinica DNA contains the following:
- the thiE gene encoding thiamine phosphate synthase, whose amino-acid sequence MHPSHPKRPLPPRDRLATARLYLCTDARREKGDLAKFAEAAFAGGVDIIQLRDKGSPGEAKFGPLEAKAELGALAELKAVARRHGGLVAVNDRADIALAAGADVLHLGQGDLPPWYARRIVGPDVVIGRSTHNRAQAGLAAIDEHIDYFCTGPVWSTPTKPGRQAAGLDLVRSTADSHPTRPWFAIGGIDLERLPELLAAGADRIVVVRAITEARDPEAAARALKSALLAAS is encoded by the coding sequence GTGCATCCCTCCCACCCGAAGCGACCGCTGCCACCCCGGGACCGACTCGCCACGGCACGGCTGTATCTGTGCACCGACGCGCGCCGGGAGAAGGGCGATCTGGCCAAGTTCGCCGAAGCCGCCTTCGCGGGCGGTGTCGACATCATTCAGCTCAGGGACAAGGGCTCGCCCGGCGAGGCCAAGTTCGGGCCGCTCGAGGCGAAGGCCGAGCTCGGCGCGCTGGCCGAACTCAAGGCCGTCGCGCGCCGCCACGGCGGCCTGGTCGCGGTGAACGACCGCGCCGACATCGCGCTGGCCGCGGGCGCGGACGTGCTGCACCTCGGCCAGGGCGATCTGCCGCCCTGGTACGCGCGCCGCATCGTCGGCCCCGACGTGGTGATCGGCCGTTCGACCCACAACCGGGCCCAAGCCGGGCTCGCCGCCATCGACGAGCACATCGATTACTTCTGCACCGGCCCGGTCTGGTCGACGCCGACCAAGCCCGGCAGGCAGGCCGCGGGCCTGGACCTGGTGCGTTCCACCGCGGATTCGCACCCGACGCGGCCGTGGTTCGCCATCGGCGGCATCGACCTGGAACGGCTGCCGGAACTGCTGGCCGCCGGTGCGGACCGGATCGTGGTGGTGCGCGCGATCACCGAGGCACGTGATCCCGAGGCGGCGGCGCGAGCGCTGAAATCAGCCCTGCTCGCCGCCTCCTGA
- the pta gene encoding phosphate acetyltransferase: MVESAPSTVYIASPEGDTGKSTVALGVLQMLCATTARVGVFRPIARSTTEPDYILELLLEHSTADLDYAQSIGVTYEQVHADPDAAISEIVMRFHEVADACDAVVVIGSDYTDVASPSELRFNARIAVNLGAPVLLVVRGSGRTPVEVKQLVELCMSELHAEHAAAVAVIANRCDPDQLDEVCSVLGAFDVPSWALPEVPLLIAPTMAELCEAVGGEMYSGDPELLQREALKIMVGGMTAEHILERLVDGVVVIAPGDRSDVLLSVVNAHEAEGFPSLSGIIMNGGMRPHPAVARLMAGLKPRLPILTTDLGTYDTASAAYRTRGRMSAGNPRKVNTALALMEQHVDAPELLSRIRVRRSDVVTPQMFEYQLIERARADRKRIVLPEGDDDRILRAAGRVLQRKIADLVILGDETAIRARAAELGVDIAEAEVLDPRTSGHLESFAATYTELRKHKGMTLERARETVADISYFGTMMVYEGIADGMVSGAAHTTAHTIRPSFEIIKTVPGVQTVSSVFLMCLADRVLAYGDCAVVPDPTSEQLADIAISSARTAQRFGIDPRVAMLSYSTGESGSGADVEKVRVATDLVRERAPELLVEGPIQYDAAIEPTVADAKLPDSEVAGRATVFVFPDLNTGNNTYKAVQRSAGAIAIGPVLQGLRKPVNDLSRGALVADIVNTVAITAIQAQGIAEQEG, translated from the coding sequence ATGGTCGAATCCGCTCCGTCCACCGTGTACATCGCCTCCCCGGAAGGAGACACCGGGAAGTCGACGGTCGCGCTCGGCGTCCTGCAGATGCTGTGCGCCACCACGGCGCGAGTCGGGGTGTTCCGGCCGATCGCGCGCTCGACCACCGAACCCGACTACATCCTCGAACTGCTGCTCGAGCACAGCACCGCCGATCTGGACTACGCCCAGTCCATCGGCGTCACCTACGAACAGGTGCACGCCGACCCCGACGCCGCGATCAGCGAGATCGTCATGCGCTTCCACGAGGTCGCCGACGCCTGCGACGCGGTGGTGGTGATCGGCAGCGACTACACCGATGTCGCCAGCCCGAGCGAGCTGCGCTTCAACGCCAGGATCGCGGTGAACCTCGGCGCGCCGGTGCTGCTGGTGGTGCGCGGCTCCGGCCGCACCCCGGTGGAGGTCAAGCAGCTGGTCGAACTGTGCATGAGCGAGTTGCACGCCGAGCACGCCGCCGCCGTCGCGGTGATCGCCAACCGTTGCGATCCCGACCAGCTCGACGAAGTGTGTTCGGTCCTTGGCGCGTTCGACGTCCCGTCCTGGGCGCTGCCGGAGGTGCCGTTGCTGATCGCGCCGACGATGGCCGAGCTGTGCGAGGCGGTGGGCGGCGAGATGTACAGCGGCGACCCGGAACTGTTGCAGCGCGAGGCGCTGAAGATCATGGTCGGTGGCATGACCGCCGAGCACATTCTGGAGCGGCTGGTCGACGGCGTGGTCGTGATCGCACCGGGCGACCGGTCCGACGTGCTGCTCAGCGTGGTGAACGCCCATGAGGCCGAGGGCTTTCCGTCGCTGTCGGGCATCATCATGAACGGCGGGATGCGCCCGCACCCCGCGGTTGCCCGGCTGATGGCCGGTCTCAAGCCCCGGCTGCCGATCCTCACCACCGACCTGGGCACCTACGACACCGCCAGCGCCGCCTACCGCACCAGGGGACGGATGTCGGCGGGCAACCCCCGCAAGGTCAACACCGCGCTGGCGCTGATGGAACAGCACGTCGACGCGCCGGAACTGCTGAGCCGCATCCGCGTTCGCCGCAGCGACGTGGTGACCCCGCAGATGTTCGAATACCAGCTCATCGAGCGGGCCAGGGCCGACCGCAAGCGCATCGTGCTGCCCGAGGGCGACGACGACCGCATCCTGCGCGCCGCGGGCCGGGTGCTCCAGCGCAAGATCGCCGACCTGGTCATCCTCGGCGACGAGACCGCGATCCGGGCGCGCGCCGCCGAACTCGGCGTCGACATCGCCGAGGCCGAGGTGCTCGATCCGCGCACCTCCGGACACCTGGAGTCGTTCGCCGCCACCTACACCGAACTGCGCAAGCACAAGGGCATGACGCTGGAACGCGCGCGCGAAACCGTCGCCGACATCTCCTATTTCGGCACCATGATGGTGTACGAGGGCATCGCCGACGGCATGGTTTCCGGCGCCGCGCACACCACCGCCCACACCATCCGGCCCTCCTTCGAGATCATCAAGACCGTGCCGGGCGTGCAGACGGTCTCCAGTGTGTTCCTCATGTGCCTGGCCGACCGGGTACTCGCCTACGGCGACTGTGCCGTGGTGCCCGATCCCACCTCCGAGCAGCTCGCCGACATCGCCATCTCCTCCGCCCGCACCGCCCAGCGCTTCGGCATCGACCCGCGGGTGGCGATGCTGTCGTATTCGACCGGCGAGTCCGGCAGCGGCGCGGACGTGGAGAAGGTGCGGGTGGCCACCGATCTGGTGCGCGAGCGCGCGCCGGAACTGCTGGTGGAGGGCCCGATCCAGTACGACGCGGCGATCGAGCCCACCGTCGCCGACGCCAAACTGCCCGACTCCGAGGTCGCCGGGCGCGCCACCGTGTTCGTCTTCCCCGATCTCAACACCGGCAACAACACCTACAAGGCCGTGCAGCGCAGCGCGGGCGCCATCGCGATCGGCCCGGTGTTGCAGGGCCTGCGCAAGCCGGTCAACGATCTCTCCCGTGGCGCGCTGGTCGCCGACATCGTCAACACCGTGGCCATCACCGCCATCCAGGCGCAGGGCATCGCGGAACAGGAGGGCTGA
- a CDS encoding NUDIX hydrolase: MRGDGDGWSEGPDGLRHWGKYGAAGLLLRAPLAGGGSAVLLQHRAPWSHQGGTWALPGGAKDSHESSVHAAVREAWEEAGIDPTAVRVRAERVTASALSGWTYTTVVADTDQTLRTSRDRESLELAWVPEDEVTDRPLHPGFAAAWPALRATPARACLSELDDADTVAAALPRTVDLADQGFLWLHSDPDGPGGYARIVADTAATADTADTAESGGAPEAQTGALVRTVSLTVRQILA; this comes from the coding sequence ATGCGTGGTGACGGTGACGGGTGGTCGGAGGGCCCGGACGGGCTACGGCACTGGGGCAAGTACGGCGCTGCCGGGTTGTTGCTGCGGGCGCCGTTGGCGGGCGGCGGCTCGGCGGTGCTGTTGCAGCATCGGGCGCCGTGGAGCCACCAGGGCGGCACCTGGGCGCTGCCGGGTGGCGCCAAGGACAGCCACGAGTCCTCCGTGCACGCCGCCGTGCGCGAGGCGTGGGAGGAAGCGGGCATCGACCCCACCGCCGTGCGAGTGCGCGCCGAACGGGTGACCGCGTCGGCGTTGAGCGGCTGGACCTACACCACCGTCGTCGCCGACACCGACCAGACCCTGCGCACCAGCCGCGACCGGGAGAGCCTCGAACTGGCGTGGGTCCCCGAGGACGAGGTCACCGACCGCCCCCTGCACCCCGGCTTCGCCGCCGCCTGGCCCGCCCTGCGCGCCACCCCGGCTCGCGCCTGCCTGAGCGAGCTGGACGACGCCGACACCGTGGCCGCGGCCCTGCCCCGCACCGTCGACCTCGCCGACCAAGGCTTCCTCTGGTTGCACTCCGACCCCGACGGACCCGGCGGCTACGCCCGCATCGTCGCCGACACTGCCGCCACCGCCGACACTGCCGACACCGCCGAGTCCGGCGGTGCGCCGGAGGCGCAGACGGGCGCGCTGGTGCGCACGGTGTCGCTCACGGTGCGGCAGATCCTCGCCTGA
- the thiO gene encoding glycine oxidase ThiO: MRTLAVVGGGAIGFAVAWRAAEAGWRVTLFDAAAGSGASRVAGGMLAPLSEGWPGEDRVLEFGAASLARWPDFAARLRSATGIDVFVADATLTVALDAADAADLRTVADWVGERGHDLRLLDRAGVRAIEPALARTVRAGMLSAEPAIDNRQLFRALHAAATAAGVDVRAESVTDLAALSFDQVVLAAGAASAGLWPGLPVRPVKGEILRLRHRPGAAPAPRRVVRARVHGRPVYLVPRADGIVVGATQYEAGFDTTVTVGGVRDLIADAEAVLPGIGEYELAEASAGSRPGTPDNLPLIGRLSERVVAATGHGRNGMLAVPLTVDATMAALGDAPLPEAAAADPHRFTPTPAPASLSASGGIR; encoded by the coding sequence ATGCGGACTCTGGCCGTCGTCGGCGGCGGCGCCATAGGTTTCGCGGTGGCCTGGCGGGCCGCCGAAGCGGGATGGCGGGTCACGCTGTTCGACGCCGCCGCCGGGTCCGGCGCCTCCCGGGTCGCGGGTGGCATGCTCGCGCCGCTGTCGGAGGGCTGGCCGGGGGAGGACCGGGTCCTCGAGTTCGGCGCCGCCTCGCTGGCGCGCTGGCCCGATTTCGCCGCTCGGCTGCGCAGCGCCACCGGCATCGATGTCTTCGTCGCCGACGCGACCCTGACCGTCGCGCTCGACGCCGCCGACGCGGCCGACCTGCGCACCGTCGCCGACTGGGTCGGCGAACGCGGCCACGACCTGCGCCTGCTGGATCGGGCGGGCGTCCGCGCGATCGAACCCGCCCTCGCCCGGACCGTGCGCGCGGGCATGCTCTCCGCCGAACCCGCCATCGACAATCGGCAGCTGTTCCGGGCACTGCACGCCGCGGCCACGGCGGCCGGGGTGGACGTGCGCGCCGAGTCCGTCACCGACCTGGCGGCCCTGTCCTTCGACCAGGTGGTGCTGGCCGCGGGCGCCGCGTCCGCCGGGTTGTGGCCGGGCCTGCCGGTGCGGCCGGTGAAGGGCGAGATCCTGCGCCTGCGGCACCGGCCGGGCGCGGCGCCCGCACCCCGCCGGGTGGTGCGTGCCCGGGTGCACGGCCGCCCGGTCTACCTGGTGCCGCGCGCGGACGGCATCGTCGTCGGCGCCACCCAGTACGAAGCCGGGTTCGACACCACCGTCACCGTCGGCGGTGTCCGTGATCTGATCGCCGACGCCGAGGCGGTGCTGCCCGGCATCGGTGAATACGAGCTGGCCGAGGCGAGCGCGGGCTCCCGCCCCGGCACCCCGGACAACCTGCCCCTCATCGGCAGGCTGTCCGAGCGGGTCGTGGCCGCCACCGGCCACGGCCGCAACGGCATGCTGGCCGTGCCGCTCACCGTCGACGCGACGATGGCCGCGCTCGGTGACGCGCCGCTGCCCGAGGCCGCGGCCGCCGACCCGCACCGCTTCACCCCGACGCCCGCCCCGGCGTCGCTGTCCGCGTCAGGAGGAATTCGATGA
- a CDS encoding serine/threonine-protein kinase — protein MTEPDQPADAAPPPVPHRSGTGGRHRLDEPHRAEDSHRAIDPHRSDEPHRAVEPHHADDPHRAEDPAAPTEPVHAEPAARLGAAPAAPPSPTGLDPGVTALAARPVASRDTPEPHAVPIDPAATGWTPGPADDSHTPHPFEDDDGPGTRAVAPTGAMDRPDSGGARTTSGRSVRTSRSRPTVRRLGGGLVPVPPVPPADPLAAVLTDPVVAESRRYCGRCTNPVGRATAAHAASTTGFCERCGAPYDFRPSLHAGDMVAGQYEIQGCLAHGGLGWIYLAIDRNVSDRWVVLKGLLHAGDAEAQAVAVAERQFLAEVAHPSIVKIHNFVEHPGRDGVPIGYIVMEYVGGRSLRALLDDYRRPQRMPVTEAIAYLLEILPALEYLHSIGLAYNDLKPDNIMVTEDQVKLIDLGAVTPLEAYGNLYGTKGFQAPEIATTGPTVATDIYTVGRTLAVLTLDLPMEHGRYRDGIPDPDQHQVLRRYEFFHRLLLCATDPDPARRFPSARAMSAQLAGVLREILALDTGAEHPQLSTVFSPQRAGFGTEELISQTDAYADGAGRDPRLSAADVAAALPIPLIDPGEPAAALLAAAMQPDPARALDALGEARARAEADPDTAPDTLGVELTLAEVRIRLDMGDAAAALRLLARLGAGDWRVHWYTGLAELREQHYESAFAAFEDVLRVLPGEIAPKLALAATAELVLQHWETAEPEQWRSYAEKYYETVWRTDRAVVSAAFGLARQLAAAGRVDAAVRALDEVPAASRAYTTARLTAVWLLLTAAPIDELPESTLHVAAARVQTLPAGEARALQLRVLVLGAALAWLGAGHEPERADATFFGAPFTERDLRAGTEAGLRALARAAPGRDHRYALVDLANSIRAKTWF, from the coding sequence ATGACCGAACCCGACCAGCCCGCGGACGCCGCGCCTCCCCCGGTCCCGCACCGCTCCGGCACCGGCGGCCGTCACCGCCTCGACGAACCGCACCGCGCCGAGGATTCACACCGCGCCATCGATCCACACCGCTCCGACGAGCCGCACCGCGCCGTCGAACCGCACCACGCCGACGATCCACACCGCGCCGAGGATCCGGCCGCACCGACCGAACCGGTGCACGCGGAACCGGCCGCTCGACTCGGCGCGGCACCGGCCGCGCCACCGTCGCCGACCGGACTCGACCCGGGTGTGACCGCACTCGCCGCCCGGCCCGTCGCGTCGCGCGATACGCCCGAGCCGCATGCCGTGCCCATCGACCCGGCCGCGACCGGCTGGACGCCCGGCCCCGCGGACGATTCGCACACCCCACACCCGTTCGAGGACGACGACGGCCCCGGCACCCGGGCCGTGGCGCCGACGGGCGCGATGGACCGCCCCGATTCCGGCGGTGCCCGGACGACATCGGGCCGCAGCGTGCGAACGTCCCGGTCCCGGCCCACGGTGCGCAGGCTCGGCGGCGGTCTGGTGCCGGTGCCGCCCGTGCCGCCCGCCGACCCCCTGGCGGCCGTGCTCACCGATCCGGTCGTCGCCGAGAGCAGGCGCTACTGCGGGCGCTGCACCAATCCGGTCGGCCGCGCGACGGCCGCGCACGCGGCGAGCACCACCGGTTTCTGCGAACGCTGCGGCGCGCCCTACGATTTCCGCCCCTCGCTGCACGCCGGTGACATGGTGGCCGGCCAGTACGAGATCCAGGGCTGTCTCGCCCACGGCGGGCTCGGCTGGATCTATCTGGCGATCGACCGGAACGTGAGCGACCGCTGGGTGGTGCTCAAGGGTCTGCTGCACGCCGGTGACGCGGAGGCGCAGGCGGTCGCGGTGGCCGAGCGGCAGTTCCTGGCCGAGGTCGCGCACCCGAGCATCGTCAAGATCCACAACTTCGTCGAGCACCCGGGCCGGGACGGCGTGCCGATCGGCTACATCGTGATGGAGTACGTGGGCGGCCGGTCGCTGCGCGCGCTGCTCGACGACTACCGGCGGCCGCAGCGGATGCCGGTCACCGAGGCCATCGCCTACCTGCTGGAGATCCTGCCCGCGCTGGAATACCTGCATTCGATCGGGCTGGCCTACAACGACCTCAAGCCGGACAACATCATGGTCACCGAGGACCAGGTGAAGCTCATCGACCTGGGTGCCGTCACTCCGCTGGAAGCGTACGGGAACCTGTACGGCACCAAGGGCTTCCAAGCGCCGGAGATCGCGACCACCGGTCCCACGGTCGCCACCGACATCTACACCGTCGGCCGCACGCTGGCGGTGCTCACCCTCGACCTGCCGATGGAGCACGGCCGCTACCGCGACGGCATCCCCGATCCCGACCAGCACCAGGTGCTGCGCCGCTACGAGTTCTTCCACCGGCTGCTGCTGTGCGCGACCGACCCCGATCCGGCCCGCCGCTTCCCGTCCGCCCGTGCGATGTCGGCCCAGCTGGCCGGGGTGCTGCGGGAAATCCTCGCGCTGGACACCGGCGCCGAACATCCACAGCTGTCCACAGTGTTCAGTCCACAGCGCGCCGGATTCGGCACCGAGGAGCTGATCAGCCAGACCGACGCCTACGCCGATGGTGCCGGGCGGGATCCGCGCCTGTCCGCGGCCGACGTGGCCGCCGCGCTGCCCATCCCGTTGATCGATCCGGGTGAGCCCGCCGCGGCGCTGCTGGCCGCCGCCATGCAACCCGATCCGGCCCGGGCGCTCGACGCGCTGGGCGAGGCCCGCGCCCGCGCCGAGGCCGACCCGGACACCGCCCCGGACACCCTGGGCGTCGAGCTGACGCTGGCCGAGGTCCGCATCCGGCTGGACATGGGCGATGCGGCCGCCGCGCTGCGGCTGCTGGCCCGGCTCGGCGCCGGTGACTGGCGGGTGCACTGGTACACCGGGCTCGCCGAACTGCGCGAGCAGCACTACGAGTCGGCCTTCGCCGCGTTCGAGGACGTGCTGCGGGTGCTGCCCGGCGAGATCGCGCCCAAGCTCGCCCTCGCCGCCACCGCCGAACTGGTCCTGCAGCACTGGGAGACGGCCGAGCCGGAGCAGTGGCGCAGTTACGCGGAGAAGTACTACGAAACCGTGTGGCGCACCGACCGTGCGGTGGTGAGCGCGGCGTTCGGCCTGGCGCGGCAACTGGCCGCCGCGGGCCGGGTGGACGCGGCCGTGCGCGCCCTCGACGAGGTGCCCGCCGCCTCCCGCGCCTACACCACGGCCCGCCTCACCGCCGTGTGGTTGCTGCTCACCGCGGCGCCGATCGACGAACTGCCCGAGTCGACCCTGCATGTCGCCGCGGCCCGGGTGCAGACCCTGCCTGCCGGGGAGGCCAGGGCGCTCCAGCTGCGCGTGCTGGTGCTCGGCGCCGCGCTGGCCTGGCTCGGCGCGGGCCACGAACCCGAACGCGCCGACGCCACGTTCTTCGGCGCCCCGTTCACCGAACGGGACCTGCGCGCGGGCACCGAGGCGGGCCTGCGCGCCCTGGCCCGCGCCGCCCCGGGGCGCGACCATCGCTACGCGCTGGTCGACCTGGCCAACTCCATCCGGGCGAAGACCTGGTTCTGA
- the thiG gene encoding thiazole synthase (functions in thiamine (vitamin B1) biosynthesis; in Bacillus subtilis this enzyme catalyzes the formation of thiazole from dehydroxyglycine and 1-deoxy-D-xylulose-5-phosphate and ThiS-thiocarboxylate), which produces MGTGGAENLAVLEEALVASGTELTTVAMRRVDAAGGTGVLDLLKRLEITPLPNTAGCRTAAEAVLTAQLAAEALDTTWVKLEVVADERTLLPDPIELLSAAEQLVDAGFTVLPYTNDDPVLARRLEDAGCAAVMPLGAPIGTGLGIGNPHNIEMIVAAAGVPVILDAGIGTASDAALAMELGCSAVLLATAVTRAKRPPLMAAAMADAVRAGLLAREAGRIPKRFWAQASSPQR; this is translated from the coding sequence ATGGGCACCGGCGGTGCCGAGAACCTGGCCGTGCTGGAGGAGGCCCTGGTCGCCTCCGGCACCGAACTCACCACGGTCGCCATGCGCCGCGTCGACGCCGCGGGCGGCACGGGCGTGCTCGACCTGCTGAAACGGCTCGAGATCACCCCGTTGCCGAACACCGCGGGCTGCCGGACCGCCGCCGAGGCGGTGTTGACCGCGCAGCTGGCCGCCGAAGCGCTCGACACCACCTGGGTCAAGCTCGAGGTCGTCGCCGACGAACGCACCCTGCTGCCGGACCCGATCGAATTGCTCAGCGCCGCAGAGCAATTGGTCGATGCCGGTTTCACCGTGCTGCCCTACACCAACGACGACCCGGTGCTGGCCCGGCGGCTGGAGGACGCGGGCTGCGCGGCGGTGATGCCGCTGGGCGCCCCCATCGGCACCGGCCTCGGCATCGGCAACCCGCACAACATCGAGATGATCGTCGCCGCCGCGGGCGTGCCGGTGATCCTCGACGCGGGCATCGGCACCGCGAGCGATGCCGCGCTGGCGATGGAACTCGGCTGCTCGGCGGTGCTGCTGGCCACCGCCGTGACCCGGGCCAAGCGACCGCCGCTGATGGCGGCGGCGATGGCCGATGCCGTACGGGCGGGTCTGCTCGCCCGCGAGGCGGGCCGCATCCCCAAGCGGTTCTGGGCTCAGGCGTCCTCCCCGCAGCGGTAA
- a CDS encoding glutamate ABC transporter substrate-binding protein, with the protein MRARRGLPAALLVALAALTGCADGPAPVARPPAGTYTETPLPAGATVLPPESPLPAQPEADCGDPTASLRPTGATTGPTLDAIRRRGRLLVGLDTGSNLFSFRDPITGAVVGFDADIAREIARDLLGNPDLIEFRSMGSADREQALQDRTVDLVAKTMTITCERRRKVAFSTVYLRADQRVLAMKDSGIRGLADLAGKRVCVVRGTTSLEHVRREQPAATVLTVPSWADCLVVLQQRQVDAVSTDDAILAGLAAQDPYTEVVGESISVEPYGIGIPREADDLVRFVNRTLERLRSDGTWTRLYRQWLSVLGPAPAPPAATYQD; encoded by the coding sequence ATGAGAGCCCGGCGCGGCCTGCCCGCCGCCCTGCTGGTCGCGCTGGCCGCGCTGACCGGCTGCGCCGACGGCCCGGCCCCGGTCGCGCGGCCACCGGCAGGCACCTACACCGAGACACCGTTGCCCGCGGGCGCGACGGTGCTGCCCCCGGAATCGCCACTGCCCGCTCAGCCGGAGGCCGACTGCGGTGATCCCACCGCCAGCCTGCGGCCGACCGGCGCCACCACCGGGCCCACCCTCGACGCGATCCGCCGTCGCGGCCGGTTGCTGGTCGGTCTGGACACCGGCAGCAATCTGTTCAGCTTCCGCGATCCCATCACAGGGGCGGTGGTGGGCTTCGACGCCGACATCGCCCGCGAGATCGCCCGCGATCTGCTCGGCAATCCCGATCTGATCGAATTCCGGTCCATGGGTTCGGCCGACCGCGAGCAGGCGTTGCAGGACCGCACCGTGGATCTGGTCGCCAAGACCATGACGATCACCTGCGAGCGACGGCGCAAGGTGGCGTTCTCGACGGTGTACCTGCGGGCCGACCAGCGGGTGCTGGCGATGAAGGACTCCGGGATCCGCGGGCTGGCCGACCTGGCGGGCAAGCGGGTGTGCGTGGTGCGCGGCACCACCTCGCTCGAGCACGTGCGCCGCGAGCAGCCCGCCGCGACCGTGCTGACCGTGCCCAGCTGGGCGGACTGCCTGGTGGTGCTGCAACAACGCCAGGTCGACGCGGTGAGCACCGACGACGCGATCCTGGCCGGCCTGGCCGCGCAGGACCCCTACACCGAGGTGGTCGGGGAGAGCATCAGCGTCGAGCCCTACGGCATCGGCATTCCGCGCGAGGCCGACGACCTGGTGCGCTTCGTCAACCGCACGCTGGAACGCCTGCGCTCCGACGGCACCTGGACCCGCCTGTACCGGCAGTGGCTGTCGGTCCTCGGCCCCGCGCCCGCCCCGCCTGCCGCGACCTATCAGGACTGA
- the thiS gene encoding sulfur carrier protein ThiS: MTAPSIPIGVTVNGEDHEFAEPLTVRELLDRLALPCQGVAVAVDGAVFPKSRWDEQVGRGWSIEVLTAVQGG, from the coding sequence ATGACCGCACCATCCATCCCCATCGGTGTCACGGTGAACGGCGAGGACCACGAGTTCGCCGAGCCGCTCACCGTGCGGGAACTGCTGGACCGGCTCGCGCTGCCCTGCCAGGGCGTCGCGGTGGCCGTCGACGGCGCGGTGTTCCCGAAGTCGCGCTGGGACGAACAGGTCGGGCGCGGCTGGTCCATCGAGGTGCTGACGGCGGTCCAAGGTGGCTGA
- a CDS encoding acetate kinase encodes MTTASEHLVLVLNSGSSSIKYQLVDPETGEVSAAGLVERIGEDDSAIEHRCGARTIGHEGRIPDHRAGLERVFEMFAETGFDLAGAGLRAVGHRVVHGGEMFHEPTLVTDEVVAAIADFAELAPLHNPANVTGIENARRLLPGVPQVAVFDTAFFHGLPDAAKTYAIDAKIAAEYGIRRYGFHGISHEYVSGRVAELLDRDPARLRQIVFHLGNGASASAVRGGSPIDTSMGLTPLEGLVMGTRGGDLDPGILGHLARAAGFDVDRIDKLLNREAGLKGMAGVNDFRELRRLIDEGDAAAKLAYDVYVHRLRRYLGAYLIALGGVDAITFTAGVGENSADVRADALAGLENFGIAVDPARNTAKDRGARVISPPAAPVTVLVVPTNEELAIARAADRLVAAG; translated from the coding sequence ATGACCACCGCATCCGAACACCTCGTCCTCGTGCTCAATTCGGGGTCGTCCTCGATCAAGTACCAGCTGGTCGACCCCGAGACGGGCGAGGTGTCCGCCGCCGGGCTGGTCGAGCGGATCGGTGAGGACGACAGCGCGATCGAGCATCGCTGCGGTGCGCGCACCATCGGTCACGAGGGCCGCATCCCCGACCACCGCGCGGGCCTCGAGCGGGTGTTCGAGATGTTCGCCGAGACCGGGTTCGACCTGGCGGGCGCCGGCCTGCGCGCGGTCGGGCACCGGGTGGTGCACGGCGGGGAGATGTTCCACGAGCCCACGCTGGTGACCGACGAGGTGGTCGCCGCCATCGCGGATTTCGCCGAACTCGCGCCGCTGCACAACCCCGCCAATGTCACCGGCATCGAGAACGCGCGTCGCCTGCTACCGGGCGTCCCGCAGGTCGCGGTGTTCGACACCGCCTTCTTCCACGGCCTGCCCGACGCCGCCAAGACCTACGCCATCGACGCCAAGATCGCCGCGGAGTACGGCATCCGCCGCTACGGCTTCCACGGCATCTCGCACGAGTACGTGTCCGGCCGGGTCGCCGAGCTACTCGACCGCGACCCGGCGCGGCTGCGCCAGATCGTCTTCCACCTCGGCAACGGCGCCTCGGCGTCGGCCGTGCGCGGTGGCAGCCCGATCGACACCTCGATGGGCCTGACCCCGCTGGAGGGCCTGGTCATGGGCACCAGGGGCGGTGACCTCGATCCCGGCATCCTCGGGCACCTGGCCCGCGCGGCCGGCTTCGACGTCGACCGCATCGACAAGCTGCTCAACCGCGAGGCCGGCCTCAAAGGCATGGCGGGCGTCAACGACTTCCGGGAACTGCGCCGCCTGATCGACGAGGGCGACGCCGCGGCGAAGCTCGCCTACGACGTCTACGTGCACCGGCTGCGCCGCTACCTCGGCGCCTACCTGATCGCGCTCGGCGGCGTCGACGCCATCACCTTCACCGCCGGCGTCGGGGAGAACAGCGCCGACGTGCGCGCCGACGCCCTGGCCGGACTGGAGAACTTCGGCATCGCCGTCGATCCCGCCCGCAACACCGCGAAAGACCGCGGCGCCAGGGTCATTTCGCCGCCGGCGGCCCCGGTGACGGTGTTGGTGGTGCCGACCAACGAGGAGCTGGCCATCGCCCGCGCGGCCGACCGCCTGGTCGCCGCGGGCTGA